The Deinococcus sonorensis KR-87 genome includes a window with the following:
- a CDS encoding IS5 family transposase (programmed frameshift), with protein sequence MELTNQHWAIIAPCFPLSSGRPGGRGRPRQADRPILNAVLWILRTGAPWRDLPDRFPPRSTCHRRFQEWVRTGVLDHILQTLYEHLLDAGQIDLSECFIDATFASAKKGAWTFGKTKRGKGTKIMAITDASGLPIAAYVASASPHEVTLVHDTLDATFGFDHPKRLIGDRAYDSDALDAELARVGIGLIAPNRRNRSKTQDGRPLGRYRRRWHVERLFAWLHNFRRLVVRWERQIANFLGMVHLGMILVLLRRVRR encoded by the exons GTGGAATTGACCAACCAGCACTGGGCCATCATTGCGCCTTGCTTCCCCCTCTCCTCTGGGCGTCCGGGTGGGCGAGGGCGTCCTCGCCAAGCGGACCGACCGATTCTCAATGCCGTTCTCTGGATTTTACGGACGGGCGCGCCTTGGCGGGATCTGCCTGACCGCTTCCCACCCCGCTCCACATGCCACCGCCGTTTCCAGGAGTGGGTTCGGACCGGCGTCCTCGATCACATCCTGCAAACCCTGTACGAACACCTCCTTGACGCCGGGCAGATCGACCTCAGCGAATGCTTTATCGACGCCACCTTTGCGAGCGCCAAAAAAGGGGCTTGGACGT TCGGCAAGACCAAGCGTGGCAAGGGCACGAAGATCATGGCCATCACGGATGCCAGCGGCCTCCCCATCGCCGCTTATGTCGCCAGCGCCAGCCCGCACGAGGTCACACTCGTGCACGACACGCTGGACGCCACGTTCGGTTTCGACCACCCAAAGCGGCTGATCGGTGACCGAGCCTACGACAGCGATGCCCTTGACGCAGAACTTGCCAGGGTAGGCATCGGCCTGATCGCGCCGAACCGCCGCAACCGTTCGAAGACGCAAGATGGGCGCCCTCTAGGCCGCTACCGACGCCGTTGGCATGTGGAACGTTTATTCGCCTGGCTCCACAATTTTCGCCGCCTTGTGGTGCGTTGGGAGCGGCAGATCGCAAACTTTCTGGGCATGGTGCACCTGGGGATGATCCTGGTACTCCTGCGGAGGGTACGTCGGTAG
- a CDS encoding glycoside hydrolase family 2 protein, translating into MDYQATVWVNGQQVARHEGGHTPFSADLSGLWTPGDTLDIVVRAVDDPFDLAKPRGKQTWKAEPHEIWYPRTTGIWQTVWLELRPETHLAALTWTSNVERWAVQLQTRLDGPLSDGLRLRVTLRAGEQLLAEDEYRLTHPEVTRTITLRDPGIDAARHELMWSPEHPQLIDAVLELLEGGQVLDRVQSYTALRSVAVDQQHFILNGRPYPLRLVLDQGYWPRGLMTASSEELRQDVELTRRLGFNGARKHQKIEDPLYLYWCDVLGLLVWEELPSAYVFSTTSAQRLVREWTEAIERDRSHPCIVAWVPINESWGVPDLPLVPEQRELVRTLYHLTRTLDPSRPVIGNDGWEQVVTDILAIHDYTHLPEQLIERYGTREAVERSLNHVRPHKRLLALEGAARPQPAMLTEFGGLAYTTEDPGWGYSRMTSAQELQDSYTRLLTAVHRCDGLVGFCYTQLTDTYQEKNGLLYEDRTPKADLQMLGRATRGTRTPQEQERDPGMGDSGYNFIWRRKLQQAAERMQAMAED; encoded by the coding sequence GTGGACTATCAGGCGACCGTCTGGGTAAATGGTCAGCAGGTGGCGCGGCACGAGGGCGGCCACACACCCTTCAGCGCGGACCTGAGTGGGCTCTGGACACCCGGAGACACGCTCGACATCGTGGTGCGAGCGGTGGACGATCCCTTCGATCTGGCCAAACCGCGTGGCAAGCAGACCTGGAAGGCTGAACCGCACGAGATCTGGTATCCGCGCACCACCGGCATCTGGCAGACGGTGTGGCTGGAACTGCGTCCGGAAACTCATCTTGCCGCGCTCACCTGGACCTCCAACGTGGAGCGCTGGGCTGTTCAGCTGCAGACACGACTGGACGGCCCCCTCAGTGACGGGCTGCGGCTGCGGGTGACGCTGCGGGCCGGCGAGCAGCTGCTGGCCGAGGACGAGTACCGGCTCACCCACCCGGAGGTGACCCGCACCATCACGCTCCGGGACCCGGGCATTGACGCGGCCCGCCACGAGCTGATGTGGAGTCCGGAGCACCCGCAGCTGATCGACGCCGTGCTGGAACTGCTGGAAGGCGGTCAGGTGCTGGACCGGGTCCAGAGCTATACGGCGCTCCGATCGGTGGCGGTGGACCAGCAGCACTTCATCCTCAACGGGCGACCCTATCCCCTGCGGTTGGTGCTGGATCAGGGGTACTGGCCACGCGGCCTGATGACCGCCAGTTCCGAGGAACTGCGGCAGGACGTGGAGCTGACCCGCCGGCTGGGTTTCAATGGCGCGCGCAAGCACCAGAAGATCGAGGATCCGCTGTACCTGTACTGGTGTGACGTGCTGGGCCTGCTGGTCTGGGAAGAGCTGCCCAGCGCGTACGTCTTCAGCACCACGTCAGCGCAGCGCCTCGTGCGGGAGTGGACCGAGGCCATTGAGCGGGACCGTTCGCATCCGTGCATCGTGGCGTGGGTGCCGATCAACGAATCGTGGGGCGTGCCCGACTTGCCGTTGGTACCGGAACAGCGCGAACTGGTGCGGACGCTGTATCACCTGACCCGGACCCTCGACCCGAGCCGCCCGGTCATCGGAAACGACGGTTGGGAACAGGTGGTCACCGACATCCTGGCCATCCACGACTACACCCACCTGCCGGAACAGCTGATCGAGCGCTACGGCACCCGTGAGGCCGTCGAGCGCAGCCTCAACCACGTGCGGCCACACAAGCGCCTGCTGGCCCTGGAAGGCGCCGCCAGGCCGCAGCCGGCTATGCTCACGGAGTTCGGTGGTCTGGCCTACACCACAGAGGACCCGGGCTGGGGCTACAGCCGCATGACCAGTGCTCAGGAGCTCCAGGACAGCTATACCCGGCTGCTGACCGCCGTCCACCGCTGCGACGGGCTGGTGGGCTTCTGCTACACCCAGCTGACCGACACCTACCAGGAAAAGAATGGCCTGCTGTATGAGGACCGCACGCCCAAGGCTGACCTGCAGATGCTGGGCCGCGCCACACGCGGTACCCGGACCCCTCAGGAACAGGAGCGCGACCCGGGTATGGGCGACTCCGGCTACAACTTCATCTGGCGCCGAAAGCTCCAGCAGGCAGCGGAGCGGATGCAGGCCATGGCGGAAGACTGA